From the Anguilla rostrata isolate EN2019 chromosome 5, ASM1855537v3, whole genome shotgun sequence genome, the window TACCaggtgtttctttgtgtgtaaGATATGATACAATCTTTAGggtatgaaaacaaaaatagaataaataatattatgcCACTACTCTGTTACCTGAAATGAAATTTCAGGCAGTCGTCAAGAGGAATGAAAGTAAAATcatctttattcatttaattcaaaattGTCAAAAGCCTTTGTGTTCTGACTATCAGCCTTCATGAAGGCAATGGTAAGAAAGACACagtttcacacatacaaacacctGAGAAAGCTTCTCCCTCTGTGTCCATTACACCTCTTAACAAtgagtgtaactgtgtgtgtaactcttgGGTGTTGATTCTCAGTGCTGAGTGTAACTCTTGGGTGTTGATTCTCAGTGCTGAGTGTAACTCTTGGGTCTTGATTCTTAGTGCTGAGTGTAATTCTTGGGTGTTGATTCTCAGTGCTGAGTGTAACTCTTGGGTGTTGATTCTCAGAGCTGAGTGTAACTCTTGGGTGTTGATTCTTAGTGCTGAGTGTAACTCTTGGGTGTTGATACTTGGCGCTAAGTGTAACTCTTGGGTGTTGAATCTTGGAGCTAAGTGTAACTCTTGGGTGTTGATTCtggtgccccctcccctctcctaaTGATCTGTCTGAACACCTAGTGCTCTCAGCTCCTGGATGGACAGAATCAGAAACAGAGATTAATAAATGTGTGATTGAGCTCAAACAAGCTGTTATATCTCTGCATGATGCTGCAGTCACAGCTGGATGGCTGAGAAAATTTTGCACATTTCCAGAAACAgtacatttgatttttttcatgcGGACCAAGCATCCTGGTGTATAGGAATGCAATTGCCACccctaattaaaatgtacatcaAATTCAAACGCATGTGCAATTTAAATACATAACGCAAGGCAAATTTCTGTAACGCTTTCCTTCATAAGATGTATCTAATTGTTTTAATCACATATATATAATCACGTATATATTGTGGGTTAGTGGaggaaaaactaaaattttGTGTTTGGGTAAAAAGCCTTAGCCTAAGAGTATTATGGCAGGGGTGTGAAATTCCTGGCCAGGAGGGCTAcaggtttttatgtttttttttttttttgtggtgatcAATCAAAGCCCTGAGAACAAGGCGTATGGATTATTTAACTGAATCACTGGTGCCCAAACACATGGAAAACCAAGAGGACTgggctgtgtaagtcactctgggtaagaacgtctgctaaatgcctgtaatgtaatgtgatgtgatgtgatgacCGGATTGGAGCCCCGGGGATTCAGAGACCGAGTGGCCTGCGCGTTGTCACACTCACTTCCAGCCTCCGCTCAATGTTCCTCGTGGCCCTCTGAGCCGCCTCTGCTTCCGCTTGATACCTCTTCCTCTCGGCGCAGAGTCTGTCCTCTgacaatggtaaatggtaaatggactgcatttatatagcgctttacaattgatgcctctcattcgccagagcagttagaggttaggggttaggtgtcttgctcaaggacacttcgacacacccagggcgcggtttgaaccggcaaccctccaactgccagacaatcggtcttacctcctgagctatgtcgccctacaAGGGGACAAGGGGAACCAGAACCACAACGAAGCACTCAAAGAAATATtggcgacaaaaaaaaaaaataaataaataaatacatcatgtGACACTCATGAGTAAAACGAGTAGTGAGATAACAAGAAAAGCATGGTTTCACAACTCTACAGGTTTTCTCTACAGGCTctcattacataacattacaggaatttagcagacgctcttatgcagagcgacttacgcaacttttaaATAGCCATATACGTTGTATCCATTCATTCAGCTGGATGCagactgaagcaatgcaggtaaagtaccttgcgCAACGGTACAACGGCAGtttcctacccaggaatcgaaactttaggttacaagaccagtttgttacccattatactacactgccgccctacaCAGACAGGCCCTGCTTCTAAAATGTACCCGCTATGGGGAAGGAACGTTGTTACCGGAGCTCAGATCATCATTTACGACCAATAAGAGTCTCAGCAGTTAGCGCCACCTTAGCCTCGCTCACCCCTCAGAAGGTTCTCTCGCTGTGTCAGAACTTTGTCGGTCATCCGAACGTCTCTTatgttctcctctctgtccttcaaGAAGGCCTCCAGGACTTGGTCAGCCTGCGGCGCAGGCAAACACAAGACGGGACGTGAGCTATTTAACAAGAAACAACTTTGTGACATCGCCAGGTACCCGGCCCTTACATAAGTCAACCACATGGCAACCTGCGCAAAGCTTTACTTTATGTGTAGCATTCTAATCTGTGGTAAACAGTACCTGTGCACCTTTTCCAGGCGTCGCTCTGTAGATTTGAACGACGGAGTCCAGCTGGACCCTGTAGTCTGCGTATCCACCAGGCCTCAGGTAGGAAGCGTGATTCAATTTACCCGACAGCCGCTCCAGCAGGGAGACGCAGCGGGAGAGCTCTGCGTTctcactacatttcccatgatacACCTCCGTTATCCGTTCCTGTGCACACGGAGGGATCAACCTGTGGTTACACAGCTACACAACAAAGCATCACAGCCTAACTATACGCACTATAACATTGTATTGCATCAGCATTTGAAATGGTCCACCTCCATATTGGTTTAGTTCACTGgtccattttgaaaagcagtaTGTCATTTTGTCATGACAACACTGTTGAATTGCTTCAAAGGGGTACACTACACAGGCCAAGTTAGGCATGGAGCTCTGCATTTTCCAGCCTACTCAGTTGTATTGAGTATTTTTTACTCTTACCAGGACCAGTTTTTATATATTCTCCTCGATTTCTCTCTTATTCAGGGAAAACCTTTTTGCACTGAACTCACAGCGTATCTAAAGTAGCTTAAGTACACATACTCTTCTGAGACATTCACACATCTGATCAGTTCTGATATGTAACTTATTCAGCATGACTGCTTGATATTTACTGAGATTATCAGATGTCTAAAGTGAAACCTGAACTAGTGTAGCATGGCAAAATTAAACCACATTAATGAGGAAGCTAATGTAGAACACATTCCAGAAGCATTCTCTGCATTGTTctgtatttacaataaatagCTGTCATCAATTCCTAGCAGTTTTACAATGTGGGTACTGGTACCATTTATAGTTAAGAGCAGGACTGGCCAACCCTGtgtctggagatctaccatccagtaggttttcatttcaaccctaatttgcacacctgattctactaattagctaGCTCATGACGTCATGCTTAAAGTATAAGTATGTAATTGCAGCTCATGAGATCTTGCTGTCGATGAGATGTGCTTAGGTTCaaaagcctacaggacagtagatctccagcaaCAGGTTTAGGCAGCCCTGGTTAAGAGGTTAGCAAAGACTTAGGGCGTAAGCTCAGTTCTTTTGAAATGCCTTATGACTACACTGAAGCATGCAGGCACCCATACATCTACTCTGTGAACCATTTTGAAACCCCAAAACCGTACGATGAGATCCTTTTGATAGTGCCCGTCTTCGTCCCTGAAGGAATTGGCCTTAAAGAGCTCCAGCGCCTCCTTCAGGCAGACGTCATGGACGGCGGTaagctcctcctctcctttggCACCCGTCTTCGGATTCAGGACCACTCGCTCTCCCAGCAGTCGCCTGTAGAGGGCGCAAGACGCCTCCACCGCCGCAGAGTTCTTCATCTGAGACAGCACCGCCACGGCGTTCTCCAAACACGGGACGTTCCCGCTCCGAATGGTGTCCACGTACATCACCGCCAGGTCCCCCAGCACTTCGAACAAAGAAAGAAGGCCTGAGTTTTTGCTTGAAAATGCCAGTCTGTTCGATGGTGATTGGTCggcacaaaaacatgttttggtcCCAACTTTAGTGCTACGACAACAAGGCCTGGCTTTGTTGCTCATACCGCCACTTAACTGTGAACTATGTTCCTGAGAAAggaagcatatatatatatatatatatttacagtatatataaatacagtgtATGTTTACTAGtacaaataatgtatataatagaatatatatatactatatacagtGTATGGTATAAAGGCTAGGGAACTAGGCATGTAATCTAAAGGTTTGATTCCAGGTGTAATTCCCAGGTTGGAGCCTACTGTTGATTTTCTTAGTCTCCAATAAATTCACACTTACCACTTCCAGTAACTATGGCTCCACCAGAGATTGTTTTCTCCTTTGAATGGTTGTAAATGTAGCTACAAAAGTCCGTTACTTGTTGGACAAAGCCAGGGTCCAGATCAGAGTCGCAAAGTTGATCAATGATTTTCAGCTTGCTATGGGGCACGGGTCGGTCCAGCACAAAGCACTTCCGGGTCGGGAAGAAATTTTTGATGCAGTCGCTTACGTCATTGCAAAGAGCCATTTGTGGCGAGTTCCCTGCAGAGCAAAAtcaaagcaaagaaataaaaaaaaatgcactaagTACTAAATGAATTTAGTACTTAGTAAAAATTAGTACTATGAATAAATAGTGGAACGAGGACGGGGCAGGGGGAAGAGGATGGGGGCGGCTGATTATTTTATAGGAAACGTAAAGTGAATGGCAGGAAATTACAGCAGAAAAGGGAGAAGAATGATGTCCTGGATCTTAAGAGTATTTACGCCTGCTCACCCCACAGCAGGGAAGTAGCTGTAGTTTCACAGACTGAGGGGAGTTCCCACTTGGTAGGTTAATCTGGCCACATCACACACTGTTACCTGCTCTGGTTCATCAGGAGCTTGAGTTCTGTCTGCCACAGCAGAGCTTGTAATGTGCTCCCTAATCCCTACAGAACTGCCCAGCTCAAGTCCTGTTTTCCTCAGCAGAGTATCAGAGCATTTAATCAGATTTTATTCACTTTCAAAAATTTTTGTTTGCGCTAACCTGATTGAATCATCAGAGATTTCTCCAGGTACTCATCTGCGGTGATGGTCCTGCCATCAAATTGGAGGTCCAGAGTGAAGTCCCTCACGGTCCAGACGAAAGAGGGGAGGAACTGGGCGTAGTCTGAGGAggcctcaccctctccctcaccctccgtGCTGGACTTCACCTTGATGTGGTTCGTAAGCTCCGTCACGTAGCTGTTACACACAGCCACTGAGGAAAACTCAACTCAAAGGAATGTAATTTAATCAAAGCGCAAACATGACTCAAGCTCAGCACTATGCGGctaggagacagagagacccTGCCAAGCTTGGCGCTACCTGGAACATCAAACACATTAATGAGCTCCTGTGCTACGCCCCAGCAAAGAGAAGACTTATATGTGTCCTGCCATGATTCGTGAATCTTTCAATTATGGACTGAGTTGAGATACATAAATAGTAATGAAGGATAGCATGACAATTCAAGCTACTGTAgatctgtggggaaaaaaagtaaaaaaaaaaaaaagtggtgtaagtcgctctggataagagcgtctgctaaatgcctgtaatgtaatgtagtctcTCCAGTCTTCCAGCTTCAGGCCTTTAATGGCTGCTGGGATGCCATTGTTGGTTGCTAGGATACTACAGGCTCCTCAGCGCCTGATGATCGATGGTCCTCATGCTGTTGTACACCAAGGTGCTGCTCAGAAGAATGGCCAGGGCAAAGATCCAGGTGTCATTCTTCTGATCGTCCTGTTAAAAAATGATTCTTAATATCAAAATAGACTCACCAAATTTTATACTTGAATGCTTTCGTAAACATTTAGTCACTTTTGTCAAGAATAATTTCACAATAATATAACAGAGTTACTgtaaatgttcagttaaaaagtTTGCTGTTCACTaatgtcacagaaaaaaattgtgttctACCTTTCTCACATCGCCTAGACCCTCAGTGTCCAGCAGGACCAGAGTTTGGTCATCTCTGCAGGGGTGGGGTACACACCACATCCAGATGCCCTTTGTCTCAGACTGGACAGTAGAACCCAAGGAGAaccctgaaaacacacataGAGATAGACTAGAACCCCAAGAACACCCAGAGAGAACCCAGAGACACTAGGATCCTGAAACCACACAGAATGAACCCAGATACACTAAAACCATGGGAACACTTAGATAAAATCTGGAGACACTAgaaccctgaacacacacagaggaaactCAGAGGTACAAGAACCATGAAATCACTCAGAGAGAAACCACAGACAGTATAGACACTTAACCCTATGACTATAGGTGAGACCCTGACATACCGCAATCCtaaagaaacacaaagaacCTTGGAAATTTAGGGTACTTTGAGACATAAAAGCTCTGAGACACTACGACCTGAATCTGAAGAGggaacactgacacacacacacaccttaaaaAACAGGTACAGAACAATGATAATGCAAagataacaataaaacattataaCCTTTAAACTATAAAATTATGGAGAAAGTTATAGAAAGCCAGGAACCCGAGTGAACCAAACATCCATGGCAACTACTAGAAccttggaaaaagaaaaaaaaaaaaaaacctatctgTAAATCTAGGAAAAGCCTGGGATGGAAAATAAATGGAGACAGTACCTGTCTGCTTCCCAGCCAGCCTGTTCATCAGGTAAGACTTGCCCGTGCGGTACAAGCCTACGATGGACACCACCACCACAGGCTGCCGGATTGACCTCAGAATGTCCAGGGCTTCCTGGTTCACCTGCAGTTCACCTGCGCTGGTGTTCTcaatcagacagacaggccccTCCATCTCACTTGGGTCGCCTGTAACCCGAAACACCCACATAGGCGCACCGATATCCTAAAATtagtgaaaataaaactgaaactggCATTGAAATTATAATACAAGTAGTGAGtcaatcaactctaacagaaaTGAAATCCCATACCATAAACGCAGAAGTAGTTCTGGtattttgaaaattttgaaaGAAGGGAAATgttggcgtttttttttttttttttttcaaaaattgaacCACTTCTGTGTTTATGGCATTTGGTTTTGGTTGAATGAAGTTTTCTAGAagcttctattttttttaacatttccgGTCTATTTTACATTTGAGAAAAGAGGAAAGATATATTTGATTAAATACGGGATTAAATTAATCGCATGTAAAAAGAACAGAGTGTAGTTTTAGATTTCGGGAATCATGCAGGTCCCGTGATACACAAGGTAGGCTAGGCTACAGCAGTTATTCTCACCAGCAAGTTGAAAACGTTACCTCTCATACGTACATCTCCTTTCACTAAACTCGCTTTAAATGTTCCGCTTAGTCCAAAGGTTTTACTCCAataacagtgtgtgtctgtgatgagAAAAGATCAACATAATACTTTCATGTTCACATAGCCGAggtttcactttcactttcctTTCCTTAAAGGTATAGCCAAccttctgtgttttttaaaaattttatttataatttcttattcttagaaatattatttttgttttcgtttctgCTTAGATTGGCTCTGACAGTTTTTAGATGTTGAATATTTCTGATGATCTGTCAGCTTAACAATGACTGCTATAGGCGCACCAGAGGATGCGCTCTCAAaacgccggctggtggagagagcgcGCACACCTGCGGTGCATTAGCTAATCAGCACAGGATCTTAACGGCGTGTCCTCGCCACGGTTCGCTGCCGAGGCCGGGAGTAAACACCGAGAGAGCGAGCTTGAGTTGGCTTTGTCGGCGCACCAAAATACAGAAACTGGCCCTCTGAAAAGTTAGCCAGCTGAGATCAACCGCGAGCTTTTGAAAGGTTTCGGCTaggtttttgctttgttttttgttattttagtttttttgttttacatcacAAGGAGTGAAGGTGCTATCCTGCTTAATGTCTTATTTGCCGGTCTACGTCAGTatcaaatatacaataaaactATTGGCTGAATGACTAAAGGGTAGGCTGCATCACAACCGCCATGACTGTaggcattaattgtaaagcgCATTGGATAAACTCGCTATATAAATGctgtccatttaccatttatgtcAGACAAAGTGAAATTTCTACGGTAACCAGGAATCCTCTCAGTAGCCCGGTCAGGTTACAGTTTTGCTTTATTTAACCACCACTTTAGCTGGTTTTGGGTTCTCTTTAACTTGTTAAATTACgtaattaaaattatgttaagGAATAATAGGCATAGGCTACATGGTGCCTATCTATTGGCAAAAACTATTGCTGTCTCGCTCTTTTTCTGACGAGTTAATGTAGCTGTTAGCGAAGCAGCTAACCTCTCGGCGTTCagaacagtggttcccaaactcagtcTTGGATCCAACtgttaaatgctttttgtcaCAACCAAT encodes:
- the LOC135254524 gene encoding guanylate-binding protein 1-like isoform X3; the encoded protein is MRGDPSEMEGPVCLIENTSAGELQVNQEALDILRSIRQPVVVVSIVGLYRTGKSYLMNRLAGKQTGFSLGSTVQSETKGIWMWCVPHPCRDDQTLVLLDTEGLGDVRKDDQKNDTWIFALAILLSSTLVYNSMRTIDHQALRSLYYVTELTNHIKVKSSTEGEGEGEASSDYAQFLPSFVWTVRDFTLDLQFDGRTITADEYLEKSLMIQSGNSPQMALCNDVSDCIKNFFPTRKCFVLDRPVPHSKLKIIDQLCDSDLDPGFVQQVTDFCSYIYNHSKEKTISGGAIVTGSVLGDLAVMYVDTIRSGNVPCLENAVAVLSQMKNSAAVEASCALYRRLLGERVVLNPKTGAKGEEELTAVHDVCLKEALELFKANSFRDEDGHYQKDLIERITEVYHGKCSENAELSRCVSLLERLSGKLNHASYLRPGGYADYRVQLDSVVQIYRATPGKGAQLTSRLVFACAAG
- the LOC135254524 gene encoding guanylate-binding protein 1-like isoform X1, producing the protein MRGDPSEMEGPVCLIENTSAGELQVNQEALDILRSIRQPVVVVSIVGLYRTGKSYLMNRLAGKQTGFSLGSTVQSETKGIWMWCVPHPCRDDQTLVLLDTEGLGDVRKDDQKNDTWIFALAILLSSTLVYNSMRTIDHQALRSLYYVTELTNHIKVKSSTEGEGEGEASSDYAQFLPSFVWTVRDFTLDLQFDGRTITADEYLEKSLMIQSGNSPQMALCNDVSDCIKNFFPTRKCFVLDRPVPHSKLKIIDQLCDSDLDPGFVQQVTDFCSYIYNHSKEKTISGGAIVTGSVLGDLAVMYVDTIRSGNVPCLENAVAVLSQMKNSAAVEASCALYRRLLGERVVLNPKTGAKGEEELTAVHDVCLKEALELFKANSFRDEDGHYQKDLIERITEVYHGKCSENAELSRCVSLLERLSGKLNHASYLRPGGYADYRVQLDSVVQIYRATPGKGAQADQVLEAFLKDREENIRDVRMTDKVLTQRENLLREDRLCAERKRYQAEAEAAQRATRNIERRLEELRALGVQTDH
- the LOC135254524 gene encoding guanylate-binding protein 1-like isoform X2; its protein translation is MEGPVCLIENTSAGELQVNQEALDILRSIRQPVVVVSIVGLYRTGKSYLMNRLAGKQTGFSLGSTVQSETKGIWMWCVPHPCRDDQTLVLLDTEGLGDVRKDDQKNDTWIFALAILLSSTLVYNSMRTIDHQALRSLYYVTELTNHIKVKSSTEGEGEGEASSDYAQFLPSFVWTVRDFTLDLQFDGRTITADEYLEKSLMIQSGNSPQMALCNDVSDCIKNFFPTRKCFVLDRPVPHSKLKIIDQLCDSDLDPGFVQQVTDFCSYIYNHSKEKTISGGAIVTGSVLGDLAVMYVDTIRSGNVPCLENAVAVLSQMKNSAAVEASCALYRRLLGERVVLNPKTGAKGEEELTAVHDVCLKEALELFKANSFRDEDGHYQKDLIERITEVYHGKCSENAELSRCVSLLERLSGKLNHASYLRPGGYADYRVQLDSVVQIYRATPGKGAQADQVLEAFLKDREENIRDVRMTDKVLTQRENLLREDRLCAERKRYQAEAEAAQRATRNIERRLEELRALGVQTDH